The following are encoded together in the Oncorhynchus kisutch isolate 150728-3 linkage group LG8, Okis_V2, whole genome shotgun sequence genome:
- the LOC109895499 gene encoding cadherin-5 — protein MMRKSAWRQMTGPEMWMGLFALAVTLSLTMAEHVDQRPALQTSPVLHRHKREWLWNNLYVEEERPTNKQYYIGKLKSTKSGDGTHYVIKGEGANTIFKVDEKGHIYVTERLDREEKSKYLLSAKLFDTSNILVEKVEEFVILVTDINDNDPVFTKSFNASIKERSKSGTKVIEVTATDADDPTTANGELAYTLLEGGDFFNIDNTTGIITTKYDNLDRETQSSYVVVVQAQDLRGLKQGGTATTSVTIAVSDINDNIATFTKRSYVFSVKEDMKRGQRIDTIVLEDRDEIQNKDPIVTIEPPSDTFEMERSQNKDGNLMLKQELDYETKSSYTFFVHVRENHLQSPVDNKDNPVIKAQVTIQVLDVDEQPEFSKSIYNFNVIEEIMVNNIGVVSARDPDKANKAIRYSIEDKDSPIGINPITGQLFTVRKLDRELVANHMFQVKAKEEPNGLESFVNVNILVIDINDNKPELSIEEIFVCENDMAGTVIGTISATDKDYNLPAFSFTLVKPNGNFSVVDNNDNTSNIVLKHGGFSLEDSRDYVIEIGISDGGRPPMSSITTLPIKVCRCDNKRIHTQCKAAQLKMGVGVYTLIPILCILTILIIVILIAMRKRHQKDSLVTLGKSEIHEQLVTYDEEGGGEMDTNGYDVSILTSARNDGSMSMRQGPSLYAMVKKPPTACKGDMAVMIEVKKDEADHDRDGIPYDTLHIYGYEGPESLAGSLSSLDSSSTGSSLDYDFLNDWGPRFKTLAELYGVDGSEGSDSLY, from the exons ATGATGAGAAAGTCTGCATGGAGGCAGATGACTGGGCCAGAGATGTGGATGGGTCTCTTTGCCTTGGCCGTGACCCTCAGTCTAACCATGGCTGAACATGTGGACCAGAGGCCAGCACTCCAAACCAGCCCAGTTCTCCACAGGCACAAGAGAGAGTGGTTGTGGAACAACCTTTACGTAGAGGAGGAAAGGCCAACCAACAAACAATACTATATCGGAAAG TTAAAGTCAACTAAATCTGGTGACGGGACACACTATGTCATTAAAGGAGAAGGTGCCAACACTATCTTCAAAGTGGATGAAAAAGGACACATCTATGTCACTGAACGATTGGATCGAGAGGAGAAAAGCAAATACCTTCTAAGTGCCAAGCTGTTTGATACGAGCAACATATTGGTGGAGAAAGTGGAGGAGTTTGTGATCCTGGTTACTGACATCAATGACAACGATCCGGTGTTTACCAAATCGTTCAACGCTTCTATCAAAGAGAGATCCAAAAGCG GAACTAAAGTGATAGAAGTCACAGCCACTGATGCAGATGATCCAACGACTGCAAATGGAGAACTTGCTTACACATTATTAGAGGGGGGAGATTTCTTCAATATAGACAACACAACGG GGATTATCACCACCAAGTATGATAACCTGGACCGTGAGACCCAGAGTAGCTATGTGGTTGTGGTTCAAGCCCAGGATCTGAGAGGACTTAAACAAGGGGGCACCGCCACCACCTCTGTCACAATCGCAGTCAGCGACATCAATGATAACATAGCCACATTTACCAAAC GTTCCTATGTATTTAGTGTGAAAGAGGACATGAAGCGGGGACAGAGAATAGACACCATAGTCCTGGAGGACAGAGATGAGATCCAGAATAAAGACCCAATCGTCACCATAGAACCTCCATCTGACACATTTGAAATGGAGCGCAGTCAGAACAAAGACGGCAACCTCATGCTGAAACAG GAACTGGATTATGAAACCAAGAGCAGCTACACGTTCTTTGTGCACGTGAGGGAGAACCACTTGCAGTCCCCTGTGGATAATAAGGACAATCCCGTGATCAAGGCCCAGGTGACCATCCAGGTGCTAGACGTTGATGAGCAGCCAGAATTCAGCAAGAGCATCTACAACTTTAATGTGATAGAGGaaattatggtcaataatattgGAGTCGTTTCAGCCAGAGATCCTGATAAAGCCAACAAGGCCATAAG GTATTCCATCGAGGACAAGGACAGTCCCATTGGTATCAACCCCATAACTGGACAACTTTTCACAGTGAGGAAGCTGGATCGGGAGCTTGTAGCGAATCACATGTTCCAGGTTAAAGCTAAGGAGGAACCCAATG GACTGGAATCTTTTGTGAACGTCAACATACTGGTCATTGATATCAATGACAACAAACCAGAGCTGTCCATTGAAGAGATATTCGTTTGTGAAAATGATATGGCTGGCACG GTGATCGGGACCATAAGTGCGACAGACAAAGATTATAATTTGCCCGCATTCAGCTTCACATTGGTGAAGCCGAACGGCAACTTTTCGGTCGTCGATAACAACG ACAACACATCTAACATAGTCCTGAAACATGGAGGCTTCAGCCTGGAGGACTCCAGGGATTATGTAATAGAGATTGGGATCAGCGATGGAGGCAGGCCTCCCATGAGCAGCATCACCACTCTGCCTATCAAAGTGTGCAGGTGTGACAACAAGAGGATTCACACCCAGTGCAAAGCAGCCCAACTAAAAATGGGTGTGGGTGTCTACACCCTGATTCCTATACTGTGCATCCTGACTATTCTGA TCATAGTGATCCTGATCGCTATGAGAAAGCGTCACCAAAAGGACTCCCTGGTCACTCTGGGTAAGAGTGAGATCCACGAGCAGCTAGTGACATACGACGAGGAGGGCGGTGGGGAGATGGACACCAACGGCTACGACGTGTCCATCCTGACCTCAGCTCGGAATGACGGCAGCATGAGCATGAGGCAGGGCCCCAGCCTTTACGCCATGGTGAAGAAACCGCCAACCGCGTGCAAGGGAGACATGGCCGTGATGATCGAGGTGAAGAAAGACGAAGCTGACCATGACAGGGATGGGATCCCCTACGATACCCTGCACATCTACGGCTACGAGGGGCCAGAGTCCCTGGCTGGTAGCCTCAGTTCGCTGGATAGTTCATCCACTGGCTCTAGCCTTGACTATGACTTCTTAAATGACTGGGGCCCTCGCTTCAAAACCCTGGCTGAGCTCTACGGGGTAGATGGGTCTGAGGGAAGTGACTCCCTGTATTGA